One segment of Ipomoea triloba cultivar NCNSP0323 chromosome 12, ASM357664v1 DNA contains the following:
- the LOC115999685 gene encoding ferritin-2, chloroplastic-like produces the protein MQAMLLKAATAFPLLNSHGDNLSPLFSSASSLKGLPAKAGNGNALVVCASKGSNNKPLTGVIFEPFEEVKKELSMVPSGPQTSLCRQKFVDDCEAAINEQINVEYNVSYVYHAMYAYFDRDNVALKGLAKFFKESSEEERDHAEKLMEYQNKRGGKVKLQCIVMPLSEFDDAEKGDALYAMELALSLEKLTNEKLLNLHAVADRNNDVHLADFVESEFLQEQVESIRKISEYVAQLRRVGKGHGVWHFDQMLLHGEAVAA, from the exons ATGCAAGCCATGCTTCTCAAAGCAGCTACGGCTTTTCCTCTGTTGAATTCCCATGGGGATAATCTGAGTCCCCTGTTTTCCTCTGCTTCGTCGCTGAAAGGTCTTCCGGCCAAGGCCGGGAATGGAAATGCGCTCGTGGTTTGTGCTTCCAAGGGCTCGAACAACAAGCCGTTGACCGGCGTTATTTTCGAGCCGTTTGAGGAAGTGAAGAAGGAGCTCAGTATGGTGCCGAGTGGCCCTCAGACTTCTCTTTGCCGCCAGAAGTTCGTCGACGACTGTGAAGCTGCCATCAACGAACAGATCAA CGTTGAGTACAATGTTTCGTATGTTTACCATGCGATGTATGCTTATTTCGATAGGGACAACGTCGCTCTCAAGGGTCTTGCCAA GTTTTTCAAGGAATCTAGCGAAGAGGAAAGAGACCATGCTGAGAAACTGATGGAATATCAG AACAAAAGAGGTGGAAAAGTGAAGCTGCAGTGTATTGTGATGCCTCTCTCTGAGTTTGATGATGCTGAGAAGGGAGATGCATTGTATG CCATGGAGCTTGCACTTTCCTTGGAGAAGTTGACTAATGAGAAGCTTCTAAATTTGCATGCT GTGGCTGATCGAAATAATGATGTTCATTTGGCTGACTTTGTTGAAAGCGAGTTCCTACAGGAGCAG GTGGAATCAATCAGGAAGATATCTGAGTATGTGGCCCAGTTGAGAAGAGTGGGCAAAGGACATG GCGTGTGGCACTTTGACCAGATGCTCCTCCACGGGGAAGCAGTAGCTGCCTGA
- the LOC115999686 gene encoding abscisic acid receptor PYL4 has product MSLYVIAIYSILFSRISKCKQMPTTVHCHISDSHHHLSAAVAAATTAVRIQKQPPLPTWTVVVPDSLLQYHVHAVGPNQCCSAVVQEVSAPLDAVWALVRRFDNPQAYKHFLKSCHVIVGDGSSVGTLREVRVVSGVPAVSSTERLDILDDERHVFGFSVVGGDHRLRNYRSVTTLHHRAAADSEHHKTVVVESFVVDVPPGNTKEETCVFVDTIVRCNLQSLAQIAESSGKNNQNIVKSSCN; this is encoded by the coding sequence ATGAGTTTATATGTAATCGCCATATATTCAATTCTATTCTCTCGTATCTCAAAGTGCAAGCAAATGCCTACTACAGTTCACTGCCATATATCCGATTCGCACCACCACCTCTCCGCCGCTGTCGCGGCGGCGACGACGGCGGTGAGGATACAGAAGCAGCCGCCGTTGCCGACGTGGACGGTGGTGGTCCCAGACAGCTTGCTGCAGTACCACGTCCACGCGGTGGGGCCCAACCAGTGCTGCTCCGCGGTGGTGCAGGAGGTGTCCGCCCCGCTGGACGCCGTGTGGGCCCTGGTCCGCCGCTTCGACAACCCGCAGGCCTACAAGCATTTCCTGAAGAGCTGCCACGTCATCGTGGGCGACGGCAGCAGCGTGGGCACGCTCCGCGAGGTGCGCGTGGTGTCCGGCGTCCCGGCCGTCTCCAGCACCGAGCGCCTCGATATCCTCGACGACGAGCGACACGTGTTCGGCTTCAGCGTCGTCGGCGGCGACCACCGCCTCCGCAACTACCGCTCCGTCACCACTCTCCACCACCGCGCCGCCGCAGATTCCGAACACCACAAGACGGTCGTCGTGGAATCCTTCGTCGTCGACGTCCCGCCGGGGAATACTAAGGAAGAGACGTGCGTCTTCGTTGACACCATCGTGCGGTGCAATCTCCAGTCGTTAGCGCAAATCGCGGAAAGCTCCGGCAAGAATAATCAAAACATCGTCAAATCTTCTTGTAATTAA